Genomic segment of Fibrobacter sp. UWEL:
ATGCCCATCACGTCGTCCTGGTCCACGAAGGACATTTCAACGTCGATCTGGGTGAATTCCGGCTGACGGTCGGCGCGGAGGTCTTCGTCACGGAAGCACTTGGCGATCTGGAAGTAGCGGTCCATGCCAGCGATCATGAGGAGCTGCTTGTACTGCTGCGGAGACTGGGGGAGAGCGTAGAACTTACCAGCGTTCACACGAGAGGGAACCAGGTAGTCGCGTGCGCCTTCCGGAGTGGACTTGCAGAGCACGGGAGTTTCAATGTTTTCGAAACCGTTTTCATAGAAGAAGTCGTAAACGGCGCGGAGGAAGCGGCTCTTGAGCATGAGCTTCTTCTGGATCCAGGGACGGCGCAGGTCCAGGTAACGGTACTGGAGGCGGAGGTCGTCGTTTTCCTTACATTCTTCGTTGGGGTCGTTAATGGCCAGGGGAGAGGTCTGAGCAGCGTTCAGGATAGTGAGTTCGCTGATCTTCACTTCGATGTCGCCGGTAGCCAGCTTTTCGTTGGCGTTGCCTTCTTCACGGGCATAGACCTTACCGGTAACGCAAATCACGTATTCGTTACGGAGGGTTTCGGCATTCTTAATCACGTCGGCATTGTAGTCCGGATTGAACACAATCTGGGTCTTGCCATACTTGTCGCGGAGGTCCACAAAAATCACACCACCGTGGTCACGGCGACGGTCCACCCAACCACAGAGAGTTACGGTCTGGCCAACATCTTCCTTACGGAGCTGGCCACAGTTATGAGTACGTTTCATTGTATTACCCTTTAAGTAAAAATTTTACGGGGGGAAAGATAGTAAAATAATAGGGGCTAGGGGTTAGGATCTAGGGGTTAGGGCTGTAGGATGCAATTATTTTTAGAGACTGGAGGTTTGGTTCTAGGGGCTAGGGCCGCGAGATGCAAGCGTCGGTTATTTTTGGACCGTTTCATCTTGACATCTGTACCCTATACCCTACACCCTATACCCTATACCCTAATCTCTAATCTCTAATCTCTAGTTTCTATTCTCTAGGTTATTTCTTGCGGTCTTGCCAGGTGTTTTCATTGAAAAGCTGGCCTTCGCTGAGGCCATACTTCTCCTGGATGCCGGCCTGACGGATGGCGTCGTCGATGGAAATCTTCCCGCGGATAGCCTGAGTATAGATTAGCACCTTCTGTCGGACGGTTTCTGGGTCTTCCTGCAGCATTTCCAGACGGAAGCTGTTCACGCCTGCTGCTCTTAGCTGGGGGAGGAGCTTGAGGGCGGACTGAGGGCGGCCTACGAACAACGTATTGCGGCATTCGGCGTCGGACTGCAGGAAATGTTTTTCTCCCTTGTGGTCCAGAATTTCCACCTTGTGCTGGGTACAGATCTTGCCGCATTCTGGGAAGCGGCGTCCTGTGGTAAGCCCGCGGGCAAAGGCGCAGTATTCGGAATGGAAAGCGGGCATATACTGGTGGAGGGTCAGCTCCAGACGGCTGCCGTCAATGCTATCCAGCAAGTCGAAAAGCTGCACGCTGTTCAAGTCCCAAGAAGGATGGAGCGTCTGGAGGCCTTGTGCCAAAAGCCAGTCGTAGCTTGCACTGTTGGCTGCGTTCAGGCTGTAATCGCCGTGGAGCGGGATTCCGCTGTCCTTCAGAATGGAAAGCGCGCCTAGATTGCGAACAAGTGCGAAGTCGGGACACAGTTCCAGAATCTTCTTGAGGTAATGGTTTTCGCCGGGCTTGTGAATGCGGAGGGTTGCCATACCCGCCTTGAATCCAAGGTCACGAATCTGCTGGAGCGGTTCGTCGTATTTGACGCCCCAGTCGAAGTCCATGATGATGTTGTCGATGTCCAGACCGCGAAGGGCTGCGATTTGCTGCGGGTTACGAACCAGAACGGAGATGTTAAGCCCCTCGGCAGGCTCGGGGACCTTGTTAAGGTTGCCGAGCTCAGCCGAGGCACCTTTGCGGATATCCTGCAGGAACTTTTTCCCGCGGGATGCGCTAATCTTAAGGTCATGCCATGCGAGGCGTGCTTCGTCCAGCTTTTGCACTGCTTGCTGGCGCAGGGTTCTCAGGACTTTTCCCGGAATAAAAGGCGTTCCCTGGATGGAAATTTCCAGATGTCCCAATTCGTAGGCGGTGGCGGAAAGTCCACCTAGTTCCTTGCGGGCCAATCCCTCGATGTCTCCGGCGTTCTTGGCCTGCTCCAAAGCGGTTTCACTCTGGACTTCCGCGACGCACTTACCCGAGCCAGATGGAATCCGAATCTTGAGTTTTAATAAATCACCGACGGAACCTTCCAGCAGCATATTCACAGGAGTTTTTACTTCCTGAGATCGGTCCGTGAAGGTCTTGCGCAATTCCTTTTCCAAGGCGGGGGAGTCATTGCGGAAAACGTCCATGCCCTTGGCAATCTTTCGGGTGTCGAAGTCTCGACCAAAGTCCAGACGCAGCAGGGGGCCAAGGCCGCGCATGCCGTCACCCCGCTTGTTGTGGGCGTTCTTCACGATTTCGGCACTGTAGAGGCGGCTGCCCAGGCTTACACCAAAGCGGTTGTCTTCGATGAGGATGCCATCGCCAGGATAGGGGAGGCCGTCATCCAAAAATTGGGAAATGAATTTGTCGCTCAGTTCAACGAAGACGGAACTGCGTTCCACCTTGGCCACGCGGCCCAGGTAAAGTCCGTGATGGTTGCTAAAGGTGCCGTCCACCAATTCCTGGTGGTTGTCCCCGTCCAGCCAGCCCGTGGTTAAACCGCGGGAGAACAACACTTCCAGCGGTTCCAAATCTTTTGCGTTCAGGTCGGCGACTGAATTGTCCAATGCCTTGCGGTAGGCGCGAGTGACTGCGGCTACGTATTCGGGGCTTTTGAGGCGGCCTTCCACCTTCAGGGATTCTACGCCCATGTTGGCTAACTCTTCCAGCTTGGGGAGAGCGCAAAGGTCGTGAGTGCTGAACAGGTACATGGCGTTGGTGTCACGATATTCCTTGCCGTCTACGTAAATGCTGTAGGGGAGGCGACAACTCTGGGCGCACTGGCCGCGGTTTGCGGAACGTCCGCCGAAGTTTTCGCTGGTAAGGCACTGTCCGGAATAGGACACGCAGAGGGCTCCGTGAACGAACACTTCAATTTCAAGATCGGTGCCTTTCTTGACTTCCGCAATCTGCTTGGCGGAAAGTTCGCGAGAGAGCACGGCGCGGTTAAATCCGATGGACTTTACCAGATTTACGCCTTCTGCACTAGCCAAGGTCATCTGGGTGCTGGCGTGAATTTCCTGTGTGGGGCTGATGGCGCGGATCAGGCGTGCAAGGCCAATATCCTGGATGATAAAACCGTCGGGCTCAAATGAGATGATCTTCTCCAGATATTCCGGAAGATTCTGCAGTTCTCGCTCGAAGACCAACACGTTCATGGCCAGGTATGTGCGTACTCCGTGAATACGTGCGTACTTGATCATGTCGCGTACATCGTCCATGGAAAAATCTTCGGTACGGCCACGAGCGTTCCAATAAGGAACTCCAAAATAAACTGCATTGGCTCCGTTTTTCACGGCGGCTTCCAGCATTTCGCGGGTGCCCACCGGGAGGAGTAATTCTGGGGATTTATTCATATTCCTAAAGATAGAAAAGCCTGTATTTATTTAAATTTGCGACATGACCTTTAGAGAAACAAATCATTTCAGTAAGATTCTGCTGGCTTTTGCACTTCTTTCCCTCTTCGCCTTTTGTTCCTGCTCGGACGAGCAGGCCCAGATGGAGATATCAAGGCTACAAGCGGAAAACGAAGGTCTTCGCGCCCAGATAGATTCCCTGGAATCGGTCCTTACCACCAAGCAGGCTCAGGGGGATTCCGTGAAAAAGTCCCTGCAGAGTCTGGATATGGGCATTTAACTGCTCAATTAACTGCACTAAATGGCAGTTTCTTGAATCGTTTTCAAATTCTTTTTTATATATTTGCGCCCGTGGCTGATAGGTACGTCGCCAAGGCGACTACCAAACTCTCAAAGCTTCGCAGGCCCAATTTGCCCGAAGCCTTATCGCCGTCAAGCCTCTATGGAGGCGCTAGTAAGATGGCTTTAAGCTAGATCGGAGACTCACCGAGCCCCAAGGTCCGAGTATCTGCAGATACCCCGACCGCCATGCGCCGTTGACTCTAAGACCGATCCCCTAAACACACTACAGCCACCCCGCTTGCAGGTCTTTTTCCAGCCTGCCTGTGTGGTCAACCCTTACTTATGAGGTGCCCCGAATGGAACAACACATCGCTCTCGCACTGGCCATCGTTGCCGTAGTGCTCAGCATCGTTATCCTGTCTAAGGTTAACAAACTCCTTACTATGCTTCGTACCCCGATTTTCAAGAAGCTCACACCGGACATGAACTTGAAGCCCAATTCCCGTCGCCCGATCAGCGCACAGGAAATGACTCAGCGCGGTGAACGCAACAACAAGGAAAATCAGAAGAAGGAAAATAAGGAACGTCCTGCAAAGGAAAATCGCGAAAATAAGGCCGCAGCTCCTGCACAGCAGCCTGCCGCTAACCGCGATCGCAATGAACAGCGTAACGACCGTGGCAACCGCCGTGACCGCCGTGAAGGCCGTCCGGAACGTCCCCGTCGCGAATTCAACGCTAACGCTGCCGCCGCAGCACCTGCAGAAGCAGCCGCTCCCGTAGCAGCTGAAGCTCCGGTCGCCGCCGCAGCTCCTGCCGAAGCTCCTGCAGCTGAAGCACGCCGTCCCCTCGCTCCGCGCATTCCGGTTGAAACCCCGGCCGCTCCTGTAGCTCCGGTTGCTGCTCCTGCTGCACCCGCTGTTGCTGATGACGATATCGCTCCGGTTGAAACCACTTTTGATCCGTCCAAGGTTCGTTATGGCCGTCGCAACGTGATCAAGAAGGCTCCGGAACTCTCCGACGACGAAGCATAATTAGCTAGTCTAATTGGCACGCGCCTAAGCTTATAGCTTAAAAAGAACCCCGATCCGAAAGGACCGGGGTTTCTTTTTATTAATGTCATGCTGACGATGGTCAGTGTCCGCTTTTGGCTATCAGCTTACGAGTCTCAGCTAGTAACTCATAACTCGTAACTCATAACTAAAATTCGATCAGTCCCTTGTCGGCGTCTGCGAGAATGACCTTGGTTGCCATATTGATGAACAGGCCGTGGCCTACGATACCTACGATGTGTTCCAGGTCGCGAGCCAGCTTGTCGGCGTCGGCGATGGGAGCGAACTTTGCATCTGCAATGAGGTTGCCGGAGTCAGAAATCACCGGACCATCCTTACCGGGAGCGCCCATACGAACCTTCAGGTCGCCACCCAGCTGCTTTACCTTTTCGGTAACGACTGCGATTGCACCCGGGATGATTTCCAGAGGAACGGCGAACTTAGTACCGAGAACATCAACCTTCTTGCCGGAGTCAGCGATAATCACGTAGTTATCGGTCATGGATGCAACGATCTTTTCCAGCAGGTGAGCTGCACCGCGGCCCTTGATGAGGTTGCGGTTGTCGTCAATTTCATCGGCGCCGTCGATGACCATATCCAGATGAGAAACTTCGCCCATTTCCTTCAGGGGGATGCCCAGTGCGCGGCACTGCAGGGTGGTGCTCCAGCTGGTAGAAACGCCAGTGACCTTAATGCCTTCAGTCTTGATACGTTCTGCAAGACGGTTCACCATGTGGGCTGCAGTACTGCCTGTACCGAGACCGACGGTCATGCCGTCCTTGATCATGTCTGCTGCCTTAACGCCAGCTGCCTTCTTCAGTTCGTCCATGGATGCCATTAGCGCCATCTCCTGTAGTTTTCGGGGTTGTGTCCGAAGTCGTTGCCAAAATCCTGGTCGTCTTCGCCTTCAAATTCATCAAAACCGTCTTCGTTCTTGTCCGGAAAGCCGGTTTCCAGTTCCGTAAAGCTGGG
This window contains:
- a CDS encoding U32 family peptidase, with amino-acid sequence MNKSPELLLPVGTREMLEAAVKNGANAVYFGVPYWNARGRTEDFSMDDVRDMIKYARIHGVRTYLAMNVLVFERELQNLPEYLEKIISFEPDGFIIQDIGLARLIRAISPTQEIHASTQMTLASAEGVNLVKSIGFNRAVLSRELSAKQIAEVKKGTDLEIEVFVHGALCVSYSGQCLTSENFGGRSANRGQCAQSCRLPYSIYVDGKEYRDTNAMYLFSTHDLCALPKLEELANMGVESLKVEGRLKSPEYVAAVTRAYRKALDNSVADLNAKDLEPLEVLFSRGLTTGWLDGDNHQELVDGTFSNHHGLYLGRVAKVERSSVFVELSDKFISQFLDDGLPYPGDGILIEDNRFGVSLGSRLYSAEIVKNAHNKRGDGMRGLGPLLRLDFGRDFDTRKIAKGMDVFRNDSPALEKELRKTFTDRSQEVKTPVNMLLEGSVGDLLKLKIRIPSGSGKCVAEVQSETALEQAKNAGDIEGLARKELGGLSATAYELGHLEISIQGTPFIPGKVLRTLRQQAVQKLDEARLAWHDLKISASRGKKFLQDIRKGASAELGNLNKVPEPAEGLNISVLVRNPQQIAALRGLDIDNIIMDFDWGVKYDEPLQQIRDLGFKAGMATLRIHKPGENHYLKKILELCPDFALVRNLGALSILKDSGIPLHGDYSLNAANSASYDWLLAQGLQTLHPSWDLNSVQLFDLLDSIDGSRLELTLHQYMPAFHSEYCAFARGLTTGRRFPECGKICTQHKVEILDHKGEKHFLQSDAECRNTLFVGRPQSALKLLPQLRAAGVNSFRLEMLQEDPETVRQKVLIYTQAIRGKISIDDAIRQAGIQEKYGLSEGQLFNENTWQDRKK
- the rpiA gene encoding ribose-5-phosphate isomerase RpiA, whose protein sequence is MASMDELKKAAGVKAADMIKDGMTVGLGTGSTAAHMVNRLAERIKTEGIKVTGVSTSWSTTLQCRALGIPLKEMGEVSHLDMVIDGADEIDDNRNLIKGRGAAHLLEKIVASMTDNYVIIADSGKKVDVLGTKFAVPLEIIPGAIAVVTEKVKQLGGDLKVRMGAPGKDGPVISDSGNLIADAKFAPIADADKLARDLEHIVGIVGHGLFINMATKVILADADKGLIEF